From Agrobacterium vitis:
GACGATCCCCTCTTCCCGCAGCCGTTTCAGGCGCCTTTGTACCGCAGATAGAGAAAGCCCGATCTGTTCGGCAATAATCTCTGCCTTCAACTGACAATTTCTCTGAATGATATCGATGATCTGGCGATCGAACCGATCCAAATGGTCCATATGGCTGATCCCTCAAGTGTGCGTTTCACGCTATTTTTCCAGGGATTATCCGCTTTATGCAAGGATTTTCTGCGGTAATTATGCAATCTGGTTCGAAATTGCGCGCATAAACTGCGCAGATAAGCCATTATTGTGACAGGCAATTTGAAGACTGGATCCTGTATGGCAGATGGCGGCGGTTTCGCCCTTGAGGTGGAAGACATCCACAAGAGCTTCGGCGCGCACGCGGTTCTGAAGGGCCTATCGGTGCGTGCCGCGAAAGGCGACGTCATTTCGATCATCGGGTCCTCCGGGTCTGGAAAAAGTACATTTCTGCGCTGCATCAACCTCCTGGAAATGCCTGATCGAGGGCGTATCGTTGTCAATGGCGAAGAGGTTGCCATCAAGCTGGGTCGGCGTGGTGAGCCAAGGCCCGCCAGCTGGCGTCAGGTTGAGCGGTTGCGGACCGGACTTGGAATGGTGTTTCAAAATTTCAATCTCTGGGCGCATCGCACAGTTTTAGAGAATGTTATCGAAGCGCCTGTGCATGTGATGGGCGTCAAGCGGGCGGAAGCCATCGAACGCGCCGATGCGTTGCTGCATAAGGTTGGTCTTTACGATAAGCGCGATGCCTATCCGGCTTTCCTCTCGGGCGGGCAGCAACAGCGTGCGGCCATTGCACGGGCGCTCTGCGTGGAACCTGCCGTTATGTTGTTCGATGAGCCAACGTCGGCGCTCGATCCGGAATTGGTCGGTGAAGTGCTGAAGGTCATTCGCGATCTCGCCGAGGAAGGCCGCACCATGCTGCTCGTCACCCATGAGATGCGCTTTGCCCGCGATGTTTCCAGCCATGTCCTGTTTCTGCATCAGGGACGTGTTGAGGAGCAGGGGCCGCCTGAACAGGTCTTCGGCAATCCACTCAGCGTCCGGTGTCGAGAATTTACCGGCGGCATCGGCGCCTGACTGCATCTTTGAAAACTCAGAATTCAACCAGGAGAAAGCTCTCTATGAAATTGTTCCCGCTGCTTTTGGCCGGCGCTGCCTTAGCCTTTTCCGCGTTTTCGGCGCAGGCCGATGTGCGTTTCGGTGTTATGAATGAATCCTATCCGCCCTTCTTCGCCAAGGATGCGAGCGGCAAATGGCAGGGTTGGGAAATCGACCTGATGGATGCCGTTTGCGCTGAGATGAAGGAGAAATGCTCTATCGTCGAATTGTCCTGGGATGGACTGATCCCGGCTTTGGGCGCCAAGAAGTTCGACGTGATCTGGTCTTCCATGTCGATTACCGATGAGCGCAAACAGGTGATCGATTTCACCGATAAATATTACAATACCCCCAGCCGGCTGATCGGCGCGAAGGATATGAAGCCGGGCGCCAGCGCTGATGACGTCAAGGGCAAGACCATCGGTATTCAGGTGTCCACCATTCAGTCTGAATATTACAAAAAGTATTTTGCCAAGGTGGCCTCGGAAAAGACCTATCAAACGCTTGATGAAGCCTTTCAGGACTTAGCAGCAGGACGGATCGATTACGTCTTCGGCGATTCCATCGTGCTCGACACTTTCGTCAAGAGTGATGCCGGCAAGGATTGCTGCGCCAATATGGGCGATGTCGCCGATGATGCCGCCGTGCTTGGTTCAGGCGTGGGTGGCGGTTTGCGCAAGGACGATACTGCTTTGAAGGCGAAGCTGAATGCGGCGCTGGCCGCTGTCCGGGCCAGCGGTAAATATGATGAGATCACCAAGAAATATTTCGATTTCAACATCTATGGTAAGTAAACGATAGCTTACGTAAATGGCTGTTTCCCCCGGCATATTCGATCTGCTTTCCCCCTATCCACCCGGATGGGGCG
This genomic window contains:
- a CDS encoding ABC transporter ATP-binding protein — protein: MADGGGFALEVEDIHKSFGAHAVLKGLSVRAAKGDVISIIGSSGSGKSTFLRCINLLEMPDRGRIVVNGEEVAIKLGRRGEPRPASWRQVERLRTGLGMVFQNFNLWAHRTVLENVIEAPVHVMGVKRAEAIERADALLHKVGLYDKRDAYPAFLSGGQQQRAAIARALCVEPAVMLFDEPTSALDPELVGEVLKVIRDLAEEGRTMLLVTHEMRFARDVSSHVLFLHQGRVEEQGPPEQVFGNPLSVRCREFTGGIGA
- a CDS encoding transporter substrate-binding domain-containing protein; this translates as MKLFPLLLAGAALAFSAFSAQADVRFGVMNESYPPFFAKDASGKWQGWEIDLMDAVCAEMKEKCSIVELSWDGLIPALGAKKFDVIWSSMSITDERKQVIDFTDKYYNTPSRLIGAKDMKPGASADDVKGKTIGIQVSTIQSEYYKKYFAKVASEKTYQTLDEAFQDLAAGRIDYVFGDSIVLDTFVKSDAGKDCCANMGDVADDAAVLGSGVGGGLRKDDTALKAKLNAALAAVRASGKYDEITKKYFDFNIYGK